The following proteins come from a genomic window of Polaribacter dokdonensis:
- a CDS encoding SAM hydrolase/SAM-dependent halogenase family protein: MSFITLTTDFGTKDHFVGAVKGAIYTELAEARIVDITHEISPFNITETAYILKNSYKSFPEGTIHIVGVDSELSADNKHIAIELDNHYFVCPDNGIISMIASEIQPTKIVEINIHDRIESSFPVLDVFVKVACFIARGGNLTVIGREIKEYKKLIEIQPKVNQAQTQIIGGVLYIDNYGNVITNISKKMFNDVGKGRAFKINASRYSFDKIYSRYNEITGNNSNNSSQFDGNKLTIFNSAGFLEIAIYKSNLNTVGGACTLLGLAYRDPIIIEFFTESKPEFTPLT, translated from the coding sequence ATGTCTTTTATAACATTAACAACAGATTTTGGAACTAAAGACCACTTTGTAGGTGCTGTAAAAGGAGCAATTTATACAGAATTAGCTGAGGCTAGAATTGTAGATATTACTCATGAAATTTCTCCTTTTAATATTACTGAAACTGCCTATATTTTAAAAAACTCGTATAAGAGTTTTCCTGAAGGAACCATACATATTGTTGGTGTTGATTCTGAGTTAAGTGCAGATAACAAACACATAGCTATTGAATTAGACAATCATTACTTTGTTTGTCCAGATAATGGAATTATTTCGATGATAGCTTCAGAAATTCAGCCTACCAAAATTGTAGAAATCAATATTCATGATCGTATTGAAAGTAGTTTTCCTGTATTAGATGTTTTTGTAAAAGTGGCTTGTTTTATTGCTAGAGGTGGTAATTTAACAGTAATTGGTAGAGAAATTAAAGAGTACAAGAAGTTAATTGAAATTCAACCAAAAGTAAATCAGGCCCAAACACAAATTATTGGAGGGGTTTTATATATTGACAATTATGGAAATGTAATTACCAATATTAGTAAGAAAATGTTTAATGATGTTGGTAAAGGAAGAGCCTTTAAGATTAACGCTTCTAGGTATTCTTTCGATAAAATATATAGCAGGTATAATGAAATTACTGGCAATAATTCCAATAATTCTAGCCAATTTGATGGTAATAAATTAACCATTTTTAATTCAGCAGGATTTTTAGAAATTGCAATTTATAAAAGCAACCTAAATACTGTTGGAGGTGCTTGCACATTATTAGGGTTAGCCTATAGAGACCCAATAATTATTGAGTTCTTTACAGAATCTAAACCAGAATTCACACCATTAACTTAA
- a CDS encoding phosphoribosylaminoimidazolesuccinocarboxamide synthase, translating to MNTINETNFEFPGQKSIYKGKVREVYNINNNLLVMIATDRLSAFDVILPRQIPFKGQILNQIATKMMNDTSDIVPNWLIANPDENVAVGHLCEPFKVEMVIRGYLSGHAAREYKAGKRTLCGVEMAENLKENDKFPTPIITPSTKADNGEHDEDISREAILANGIVSEEDYLILEDYTRKLFKRGSEIAAKRGLILVDTKYEFGKTKEGNIVLIDEIHTPDSSRYFYADGYQERQNKNEAQKQLSKEFVRQWLIENGFQGKEGQTIPEMSDEKIIEISNRYIELFEQITGEQFVKAQTENVLDRIEKNVLDFLS from the coding sequence ATGAACACAATTAACGAAACTAACTTCGAGTTTCCAGGTCAAAAATCAATATATAAAGGTAAAGTAAGAGAAGTTTATAATATCAATAATAACCTTTTGGTGATGATTGCCACAGATAGACTTTCTGCTTTTGATGTTATTTTACCAAGGCAAATTCCTTTTAAAGGGCAAATCTTAAATCAAATAGCAACTAAAATGATGAATGATACATCAGACATTGTTCCTAATTGGTTAATTGCAAACCCAGATGAGAATGTAGCTGTTGGTCATTTATGTGAACCATTTAAAGTAGAAATGGTTATTAGAGGTTATTTATCTGGTCATGCAGCTCGTGAATATAAAGCAGGCAAACGCACCTTGTGTGGAGTAGAAATGGCAGAGAATTTAAAAGAGAATGATAAATTTCCAACGCCAATAATAACGCCATCTACAAAAGCAGATAATGGAGAACATGATGAAGATATTTCTAGAGAAGCAATTTTAGCAAACGGAATTGTTTCTGAAGAAGACTACCTAATTTTAGAAGATTACACCAGAAAATTATTTAAAAGAGGTTCTGAAATTGCTGCTAAAAGAGGCCTAATTCTAGTTGATACTAAATACGAATTTGGTAAAACCAAAGAAGGTAATATTGTTTTAATTGACGAAATTCATACTCCAGATTCATCTCGTTATTTTTATGCAGATGGCTATCAAGAAAGACAAAACAAGAATGAAGCTCAAAAACAACTTTCTAAAGAATTTGTGCGTCAGTGGTTAATAGAAAATGGTTTTCAAGGTAAAGAAGGTCAAACGATTCCAGAGATGTCTGATGAGAAAATTATTGAAATTTCTAATAGATATATAGAGTTGTTTGAACAAATTACTGGAGAGCAATTTGTTAAGGCACAAACAGAGAATGTTTTAGATAGAATAGAAAAAAATGTACTAGATTTTCTTTCTTAA
- a CDS encoding PhoH family protein yields MNERIIELTEIDPKDFFGTQNSTVEQLKRYFPKIKIVARGAKLKIYGESDILDEFEIRFERLVKYFNRYNKLDENSIERILTSTGNEEKTTAAKNSKDVLVHGVNGKLIKAQTQNQRKMVSLMEKNDMLFAVGPAGTGKTYTAVALAVKALKEKEVRRIILTRPAVESGENLGFLPGDLKEKLDPYMQPLYDGLRDMIPHEKLESHLEKGIIQIAPLAFMRGRTLDNAFVILDEAQNTTHSQMKMFLTRMGKSAKFIITGDPGQIDLPRKQVSGLKESLLALKDIDGIAHVYLDDKDVVRHRLVKRIIKAYKSIETE; encoded by the coding sequence TTGAACGAACGCATTATAGAGTTAACAGAAATAGATCCTAAAGATTTTTTTGGAACACAAAATAGTACAGTAGAACAATTAAAAAGATATTTTCCAAAAATTAAAATTGTTGCAAGAGGCGCAAAATTAAAAATATATGGAGAATCAGATATTTTAGATGAATTCGAAATTCGTTTTGAACGATTGGTAAAGTATTTTAACAGATATAATAAGTTAGATGAAAATAGTATAGAACGTATTTTAACGTCTACAGGAAATGAAGAAAAAACAACTGCAGCTAAAAATAGTAAAGATGTTTTAGTGCATGGTGTAAATGGTAAATTGATAAAAGCCCAAACACAAAATCAACGTAAAATGGTTTCGTTGATGGAAAAAAATGACATGCTATTTGCAGTAGGTCCTGCAGGTACAGGAAAAACGTATACAGCAGTTGCTTTAGCTGTTAAGGCTTTGAAAGAGAAGGAGGTGCGTAGAATTATTTTAACAAGGCCAGCAGTTGAGTCTGGAGAAAATTTAGGCTTTTTACCTGGAGATTTAAAAGAGAAATTAGATCCATACATGCAACCTTTATATGATGGATTAAGAGATATGATTCCTCATGAAAAACTAGAGTCTCATTTAGAAAAAGGAATCATTCAAATAGCACCTTTAGCATTTATGAGAGGTAGAACCTTAGATAATGCTTTTGTAATTTTAGATGAAGCTCAAAATACAACTCATAGCCAAATGAAAATGTTTTTAACAAGAATGGGTAAGAGTGCTAAATTTATTATTACAGGAGATCCAGGTCAAATAGATTTACCTAGAAAACAAGTTTCTGGTTTAAAAGAATCGTTGTTAGCCTTAAAAGATATAGATGGTATTGCACATGTATATTTAGACGATAAAGATGTAGTAAGACACAGACTTGTAAAACGTATTATAAAAGCTTACAAAAGTATAGAAACAGAATAA
- a CDS encoding sulfite exporter TauE/SafE family protein has protein sequence MDLIITLIINNWHIILLFFIVAILYSSVGFGGGSSYLAILALTSLAFTQIRATALLCNIVVVSGNVFIYYQKEELNIPKILPLVLLSIPFAYLGGYLKISENFFFILLGLTLIFASITMYISKKIITSTKSVKQNNSAKNGAIGGLIGFISGMVGIGGGIFLAPILHFINWDSPKKIAATASVFIFANSIAGFIGQTSNPDFQIDWNLTSILLIIVFIGGQIGSRISNNFFTPIQLKKATAVLIAFVGLKILYDFIF, from the coding sequence ATGGATTTAATTATTACCTTAATTATAAATAATTGGCATATTATTTTGCTCTTTTTTATTGTGGCCATTTTATACTCATCAGTAGGTTTTGGAGGTGGTTCTAGTTACTTAGCAATTTTGGCTTTAACCAGTCTCGCTTTTACTCAAATTAGAGCAACTGCCTTGCTTTGTAATATTGTGGTAGTATCTGGAAATGTCTTTATTTACTATCAAAAAGAGGAATTAAACATTCCTAAAATACTACCTCTTGTTTTATTAAGTATTCCTTTTGCTTATTTAGGAGGCTACTTAAAAATTAGTGAGAATTTCTTTTTTATTCTACTTGGATTAACTTTGATATTTGCTTCTATAACCATGTATATCTCTAAAAAAATAATAACATCAACCAAATCTGTAAAACAAAACAACAGCGCAAAAAATGGTGCAATTGGTGGTTTAATTGGCTTTATTTCTGGAATGGTTGGTATTGGAGGAGGCATATTCTTAGCACCTATATTGCACTTTATCAATTGGGATTCTCCTAAAAAAATTGCAGCCACAGCAAGTGTATTTATCTTTGCAAATTCTATTGCTGGTTTTATTGGGCAAACATCAAATCCTGATTTCCAAATTGATTGGAATTTAACTTCTATTCTTTTAATTATTGTATTTATAGGTGGCCAAATTGGAAGTAGAATTAGCAATAACTTTTTTACACCAATTCAATTAAAAAAAGCAACTGCTGTTCTCATAGCATTTGTAGGGCTTAAAATTTTGTATGATTTTATTTTCTAA
- a CDS encoding T9SS type B sorting domain-containing protein has product MRLLAFFLLLFSTLAYAQCPPAGQDHFLSSQEKVDAFVAAYSGCQRIEGNIDIVQGLVGTADTGEDPTPITDITGLYFLKVINGDFRISVDIAELDGFNNLTDVNGHFVITSSNSLTKISGFNNLVNAKSVTIALNPILTEVGGFSKLNRVFESLEIGNSPGIQTITGFENLQLIGGELNISKNPVLTSMPSFNKVETIGEDLNLTLNPVLEEAIGFEKLVSIGNDLNIENVKIIRGFEQLRTIDRFFDIRGEGVEEVPNFPLLETVGAAFRIENTSVRNIEGYNSLKRVGEQYFLEDWFIVSNNRLLSSVIGFGQFEKVEGNVEVQNNPLLSDCSWLCNIINNGEITGSLIIQDNIGDCISAIAVILICDIDFDDDTIANVVDLDDDNDGILDTLEGNGTRDTDNDGYPDSMDLDSDNDGCFDVLESGFEDPNDDGVLGDLPDEVDFNGLIINEITGYTDPADRNSNSLYDFQELNIPNPGKNNIIELCKNSNNIDLFDVLLGTPDPGGTWSPALNSGSGVFNVLEDAEGIYTYTHSDPICGDLSAEVKVIFSSDLNPGVNTEVVICDDLVEIDLFRALKGNPTPNGFWSPELASGTNIYNKNLDLESEYNYVLIDRDCGTLQATVSLVKSVEPNSGANGELQICEFADTVNLFDYLEGEPDEGGIWSPSLPDGIFNPSQNASGVYSYTIDNGVCGRATSTVNVEVVRNSELNNVRIQVNDFSSTNNSIEVFVFSKRAYEYSLDGLNYQLDPVFNDVDGGLQTVYVRGIDGCEFYSEEVFVRTYPSFFTPNNDGENDFWRLKDFPDVKYTIHIYSRFGRLIKSLSSTTGFWDGKENGKEIQSSDYWFKVVTETGEVLHGNFSLLRK; this is encoded by the coding sequence ATGAGGTTATTAGCATTCTTTTTGCTTTTATTTTCTACACTTGCTTATGCACAGTGTCCACCTGCAGGTCAAGATCATTTTCTTTCTTCTCAAGAAAAGGTAGATGCTTTTGTTGCTGCTTATAGTGGCTGTCAAAGAATTGAGGGTAATATAGATATTGTTCAAGGATTAGTTGGCACTGCAGATACAGGTGAAGATCCAACACCGATAACTGATATTACAGGACTGTATTTCTTAAAAGTAATTAATGGCGATTTTCGTATTTCTGTAGATATTGCAGAACTAGATGGTTTTAATAACCTTACAGATGTAAATGGTCATTTTGTAATTACAAGTTCCAATTCTCTTACAAAAATTAGTGGCTTTAATAATTTAGTAAATGCAAAAAGTGTAACTATTGCTCTAAACCCTATTTTAACAGAAGTTGGTGGTTTTAGTAAATTAAATCGTGTTTTCGAAAGCTTAGAAATTGGTAACAGTCCAGGAATTCAAACCATTACTGGGTTTGAGAATTTGCAACTAATTGGTGGTGAACTAAATATTAGTAAAAACCCTGTGCTTACAAGTATGCCTTCTTTTAATAAAGTAGAAACTATTGGAGAAGACTTAAACCTAACCTTAAACCCTGTTTTAGAGGAAGCAATTGGTTTCGAAAAATTAGTATCTATTGGAAATGATTTAAATATCGAAAATGTAAAAATTATTAGAGGATTTGAACAACTTAGAACCATAGATCGTTTTTTCGATATTCGAGGTGAAGGAGTAGAAGAGGTGCCCAATTTTCCTTTGTTGGAAACAGTTGGTGCTGCTTTTAGAATAGAAAATACAAGCGTAAGAAATATAGAAGGTTATAATTCTTTAAAAAGAGTTGGTGAACAATATTTTTTAGAAGATTGGTTCATTGTTAGTAATAACAGACTATTAAGTTCAGTAATTGGTTTTGGTCAATTTGAGAAAGTAGAAGGTAATGTAGAAGTTCAGAATAACCCACTATTGAGTGATTGTTCTTGGCTTTGTAATATTATCAATAATGGAGAAATTACAGGCTCATTAATCATTCAAGATAATATAGGCGATTGTATCTCTGCAATTGCAGTAATTCTTATCTGTGATATTGATTTTGATGATGATACCATTGCAAATGTGGTAGATTTAGATGATGATAATGATGGTATTTTAGATACTTTAGAAGGTAATGGAACTAGAGATACAGATAACGATGGTTATCCAGATTCAATGGATTTAGATAGTGATAATGATGGTTGTTTTGATGTATTAGAATCTGGTTTCGAAGACCCAAATGATGATGGAGTTTTAGGTGATTTACCAGATGAAGTTGATTTTAATGGTCTAATCATTAATGAAATTACAGGCTATACAGATCCTGCAGATAGAAATAGCAATAGTTTATACGATTTTCAAGAACTGAACATTCCTAATCCAGGTAAGAATAATATAATAGAACTCTGTAAGAATTCTAATAATATAGATTTATTTGATGTGCTGTTGGGAACTCCAGATCCAGGAGGAACTTGGTCACCAGCTTTAAACTCAGGTTCAGGAGTTTTCAATGTATTAGAAGATGCAGAAGGTATCTACACATATACACATTCAGATCCAATATGTGGAGATTTAAGTGCAGAAGTAAAAGTTATATTCTCATCAGATTTAAACCCTGGTGTTAATACAGAAGTTGTAATTTGCGATGATTTAGTAGAGATTGATTTATTTAGAGCTTTAAAAGGTAATCCTACTCCAAATGGATTTTGGTCTCCTGAATTGGCAAGTGGTACTAATATTTATAACAAAAATCTCGATTTAGAATCTGAATATAATTACGTACTTATAGATAGAGATTGTGGTACATTACAGGCCACAGTTTCTCTTGTAAAATCAGTAGAACCAAATAGTGGTGCTAATGGAGAGTTACAGATTTGTGAATTTGCAGATACTGTAAACTTATTCGATTATTTAGAAGGAGAACCAGATGAAGGAGGTATTTGGAGTCCATCTCTACCTGATGGAATTTTTAATCCTAGTCAAAATGCTTCTGGTGTTTATTCTTATACCATTGATAATGGTGTTTGTGGTAGAGCAACATCAACTGTAAATGTAGAGGTTGTAAGAAATTCTGAATTAAATAACGTTAGAATTCAAGTAAATGATTTTTCATCTACTAATAATTCAATAGAAGTTTTTGTTTTTTCTAAAAGAGCATATGAATATTCTTTAGATGGTTTAAATTATCAGCTAGACCCTGTTTTTAATGATGTTGATGGAGGTTTACAAACCGTTTACGTAAGAGGTATAGATGGTTGTGAGTTTTATAGTGAAGAAGTTTTTGTAAGAACCTACCCATCATTTTTTACACCTAATAATGATGGTGAGAATGACTTTTGGAGATTAAAAGATTTTCCAGACGTTAAATATACAATTCATATTTATTCCAGATTTGGTAGGCTTATTAAATCTTTAAGCAGCACTACAGGTTTTTGGGATGGTAAAGAAAATGGAAAAGAAATTCAATCTTCAGATTATTGGTTTAAAGTTGTTACAGAAACAGGAGAAGTATTACATGGTAATTTTTCTTTATTAAGAAAATGA
- a CDS encoding TerC family protein yields the protein MLENIFTLLMLVMLQAVLGFDNLLYISLESKKAPLEEQKRVRKVGILVAIALRIGLLFLLVSIIDYFQEPFAFLSGGIKDVAEFAFNGHSIIVLIGGGFIIYTAIKEIWHMIGTPDLENSEMVNSKSKKTANAAIVSIVIMNLVFSFDSILAAIGLTSEIENPTTAFIIMAIAIVASGLLMLFLADRVSTFLAKNRMYEVLGLFILFIVGIMLVTEGGHLAHIKLFGNEIVPMSKTTFYFVIAILVIVDIVQGRYQKKLLLESKK from the coding sequence ATGTTAGAAAATATTTTTACACTATTAATGCTAGTAATGTTGCAAGCTGTACTTGGCTTTGACAATTTACTTTACATTTCTTTGGAATCTAAAAAAGCACCTTTAGAAGAACAAAAACGAGTACGTAAAGTTGGTATTCTTGTTGCTATTGCTCTAAGAATAGGATTGCTTTTTCTACTAGTATCTATTATTGATTACTTTCAAGAACCATTTGCCTTTTTATCTGGAGGTATAAAAGATGTAGCCGAATTTGCTTTTAATGGGCATAGTATTATTGTTTTAATTGGAGGTGGATTTATTATTTATACAGCCATTAAAGAAATATGGCATATGATTGGAACACCTGATTTAGAAAATTCAGAAATGGTAAACAGTAAATCTAAGAAGACAGCAAATGCAGCAATTGTTAGTATTGTTATTATGAATTTAGTTTTCTCTTTCGATTCAATTTTAGCTGCAATTGGCCTAACAAGTGAAATTGAAAACCCTACAACTGCCTTTATAATTATGGCAATAGCTATTGTTGCAAGTGGTTTGTTAATGTTATTTCTTGCAGATAGAGTATCTACATTCTTAGCTAAAAACAGGATGTATGAAGTATTAGGTTTATTTATTCTTTTTATTGTAGGTATAATGCTAGTTACTGAAGGTGGACATTTAGCTCATATAAAATTATTTGGTAATGAAATTGTGCCAATGAGTAAAACTACCTTCTACTTTGTTATTGCAATTTTAGTTATTGTAGATATTGTGCAAGGAAGATATCAAAAGAAACTGCTGCTAGAATCCAAAAAATAA
- a CDS encoding fasciclin domain-containing protein, giving the protein MKLAFKLTSLVLVTFLSFSCISSKKEETKVAEVEVETKKEVVEQKETIVTIAASNDNFTTLVAAVKAADLVATLNSDGPFTVFAPVNGAFDKLPEGTVATLLKPENKDMLTSILTYHVIAGKFMAADVIKAINDNDGKFMIKTVQGGMITASLNDGKVILTDEKGGTSTVVMTDVDASNGVIHAIDSVVMPK; this is encoded by the coding sequence ATGAAACTAGCGTTTAAACTTACATCTCTTGTATTAGTAACATTTTTATCTTTCTCTTGTATATCATCAAAAAAGGAAGAAACAAAAGTAGCTGAAGTAGAGGTTGAAACTAAAAAAGAAGTTGTAGAACAGAAAGAAACAATTGTAACAATTGCTGCGTCTAATGATAACTTTACAACTTTAGTAGCTGCTGTAAAAGCTGCTGATTTAGTTGCCACTTTAAATAGTGATGGACCTTTTACAGTTTTTGCACCTGTAAATGGAGCATTTGATAAATTACCAGAAGGAACTGTAGCTACTTTATTGAAGCCAGAAAACAAAGACATGTTAACTTCAATTTTAACTTACCATGTAATTGCAGGTAAATTTATGGCAGCTGATGTTATTAAAGCAATTAATGATAATGATGGTAAATTTATGATTAAAACAGTTCAAGGTGGAATGATTACTGCATCTTTAAATGATGGAAAAGTAATTTTAACTGATGAAAAAGGAGGTACTTCTACAGTAGTTATGACTGATGTTGATGCATCTAATGGAGTTATTCATGCAATTGACTCAGTAGTAATGCCTAAATAA